One Xyrauchen texanus isolate HMW12.3.18 chromosome 44, RBS_HiC_50CHRs, whole genome shotgun sequence DNA segment encodes these proteins:
- the smfn gene encoding small fragment nuclease has translation MRAHMWSSACIIGFRVLSRVGVSSQLTKLHPLVSAAHSSSFFSSCTSVLVRGLMSKRSDSRKMSEPMAQRMVWVDLEMTGLDIEKDEIIEMACIITDSDLNIIAEGPNLIINQPDELLDSMSDWCKEHHGESGLTKAVRDSTITLQQAEYEFLSFIRQHMPPGQCPLAGNSVHADKKFLDKYMPQFMRHLHYRIIDVSTIKELCRRWFPEEYKLAPQKKASHRALEDIQESIKELKFYRANVFKPQVDEKKRKIVENGDKKTVS, from the exons ATGCGGGCACACATGTGGAGTTCGGCGTGTATTATTGGATTCAGAGTCCTGAGTCGAGTCGGCGTGTCATCACAGTTGACGAAACTACACCCACTTGTGTCCGCAGCCCACAGCTCGTCTTTTTTCAGTTCATGTACCTCTGTGCTCGTCAGGGGTTTAATGTCAAAACGATCAGACAGCAGGAAAATGTCTGAGCCCATGGCGCAGCGGATGGTCTGGGTGGATTTGGAG ATGACAGGGCTGGACATTGAGAAGGATGAGATTATTGAGATGGCCTGCATCATCACAGATTCTGATCTGAACATCATCGCAGAG ggGCCAAATCTGATAATCAATCAACCAGACGAGCTGCTTGACAGCATGTCAGACTGGTGCAAAGAGCATCATGGAGAG TCAGGGTTGACTAAGGCTGTGCGGGACAGTACCATCACCCTGCAGCAGGCAGAGTATGAGTTCCTGTCTTTTATCAGACAGCACATGCCACCAGGACAGTGTCCTCTTGCAG GAAACTCCGTTCACGCTGATAAGAAGTTTCTGGATAAGTACATGCCACAGTTCATGCGCCACCTGCACTATCGCATCATAGACGTGAGCACCATTAAAGAGCTGTGCAG ACGATGGTTTCCAGAAGAGTACAAGCTCGCGCCACAGAAAAAAGCATCACACAG AGCACTGGAAGACATCCAGGAGAGCATAAAAGAACTGAAGTTTTACAGAGCAAATGTTTTCAAACCTCAAGTAGATGAGAAGAAACGAAAAATAGTTGAAAACGGTGATAAGAAAACTGTGAGCTAA